One genomic segment of Alkalimarinus alittae includes these proteins:
- a CDS encoding DUF805 domain-containing protein, with product MEYFLGAFKKYADFSGRARRKEYWMYFLFYMIFYIGLAIIDGVVGTMLLAFIFSLVMLIPSISIATRRLHDTGRSGWWQLIALIPIVGAIVLIIFLVQDSHGENSYGPNPKQA from the coding sequence ATGGAATATTTCTTAGGTGCGTTCAAAAAATATGCAGACTTTTCTGGTCGAGCGCGGCGTAAAGAGTACTGGATGTACTTCCTGTTCTATATGATATTTTATATTGGTTTAGCCATTATAGATGGTGTAGTAGGAACGATGCTTCTTGCGTTTATTTTCTCATTAGTCATGCTGATCCCAAGCATTAGTATTGCGACTAGACGCCTTCATGATACTGGCCGATCAGGCTGGTGGCAGTTAATTGCGCTTATTCCGATAGTGGGCGCCATCGTATTGATAATATTTTTAGTACAAGACAGCCATGGTGAAAATTCTTACGGACCCAACCCTAAGCAAGCGTAG
- a CDS encoding TM2 domain-containing protein — protein sequence MKGKILEFNEESRKGVISGDDGKRYALDISEWKGATIPRAGNKIDFSANGENAEAVYADANMTNGASKKIAAALFAFFLGGFGAHKFYLGYNKQGVIMLVTFILGFILLGIPSMIIGIIAFIEFILYLVKSDEDFEQTYVVGNKPWF from the coding sequence ATGAAGGGTAAGATTCTTGAGTTTAACGAAGAAAGCCGAAAGGGTGTTATTTCTGGTGATGATGGAAAACGTTATGCGTTAGATATCAGCGAGTGGAAAGGGGCGACTATCCCTAGAGCCGGAAACAAAATTGATTTTTCTGCTAATGGTGAAAATGCTGAAGCGGTATACGCTGATGCTAATATGACAAATGGTGCTTCTAAAAAGATTGCAGCAGCCTTGTTTGCATTTTTTCTGGGTGGATTTGGCGCACATAAATTTTATTTAGGCTATAACAAGCAAGGCGTGATAATGCTTGTTACATTTATATTGGGCTTTATATTGCTCGGTATACCGTCAATGATTATCGGCATCATTGCGTTCATTGAGTTTATTCTCTATCTCGTAAAATCAGATGAAGATTTCGAGCAAACCTATGTTGTAGGCAACAAACCCTGGTTTTAA